One region of Culex pipiens pallens isolate TS chromosome 2, TS_CPP_V2, whole genome shotgun sequence genomic DNA includes:
- the LOC120429628 gene encoding uncharacterized protein LOC120429628 gives MAKYDPKAKLWRGPACPSVRNPEANLGQVVIDCLSQNPAKVIQINADDGGEMSCAEMKRRIARVVHHLRQLGLRKGDFVSLACGSSENVVPVFIGCLSLGVVVNPLAPVFSKDDYAHMMKMTQSKAVFCDVINREVVEQAVEEAIKVKPAMFVFGNAGGNCRSVEDLLSPVAGEDFFIPEYLGDSNQLMAMVLCSSGTTGLPKGVCLSHANLIEGDVFREAHNCGPIFNFSALFWATGMFAVLTSLYYTRTRVLTSKPFNEELLIDILTKYNIEDVFTPPAYVAVLQNYPNFNRLSFPSIKQWTMGGAMVTQQMSSNLSKKLPNGVAGPIYGTSEMGIISRIPFAPGSVGTLVRNIEVKIVDDDGHRLGPNQKGEIRLKHKHPMLGYLYNADATLAAFDEEDFFKSGDVGYFDSDGYLYVIDRIKDIIKFNNYQISPSDLETIIEKIDGVKLVCVVGVPLADKSGDLATAVIERNEGAKLTEQEVVGFVDGQVSDFKRLRGGVRFVDELPKSAAGKVLRRVVKEMVLKEEEKSDR, from the exons atGGCAAAGTACGATCCCAAAGCCAAACTATGGCGCGGTCCGGCCTGTCCAAGTGTCCGCAATCCGGAGGCCAACTTGGGCCAAGTCGTGATCGATTGCTTGTCGCAGAATCCCGCCAAAGTGATCCAGATCAATGCGGATGATGGCGGTGAGATGAGCTGCGCCGAGATGAAAAGGAGGATCGCCCGAGTTGTGCACCACTTGAGGCAGTTGGGATTGCGGAAGGGGGACTTTGTATCGCTGGCCTGTGGAAGCAGTGAAAATGTGGTACCAGTGTTTATTGGATGTTTGTCGCTTGGGGTTGTAGTGAATCCGTTGGCTCCGGTGTTCAGCAAGGATGATTATGCGCACATGATGAAGATGACGCAGTCCAAGGCGGTGTTCTGCGACGTAATAAATCGGGAAGTGGTTGAACAAGCCGTTGAAGAGGCTATTAAGGTAAAACCGGCGATGTTTGTGTTTGGGAACGCTGGCGGAAATTGTAGGTCCGTTGAAGATCTGTTGAGTCCGGTAGCTGGGGAAGATTTCTTTATACCAGAATATTTGGGAGATTCAAATCAACTTATGGCTATGGTACTGTGCTCATCGGGAACAACTGGTCTCCCCAAGGGAGTCTGTCTGTCGCATGCCAATCTGATCGAGGGAGACGTTTTTAGAGA GGCCCACAACTGCGGACCAATCTTCAACTTCAGTGCCCTGTTCTGGGCAACTGGAATGTTCGCCGTACTAACATCGTTGTACTACACCAGAACACGTGTCCTAACATCCAAACCCTTCAACGAGGAACTCCTCATCGACATCCTCACCAAGTACAATATAGAAGACGTGTTCACTCCGCCAGCGTACGTCGCCGTCCTGCAGAACTACCCGAACTTCAACCGCCTATCCTTCCCCAGTATCAAGCAGTGGACCATGGGCGGTGCAATGGTGACCCAACAGATGAGCTCCAACCTGTCCAAGAAACTACCAAACGGCGTAGCCGGGCCTATCTACGGAACCTCCGAAATGGGCATCATCAGCCGAATCCCGTTCGCTCCCGGTTCCGTAGGAACCCTGGTCCGCAACATCGAAGTAAAAatcgtcgacgacgacggtcACCGACTGGGACCAAACCAAAAAGGAGAGATCAGATTGAAGCACAAACACCCGATGCTCGGCTATCTGTACAACGCGGACGCAACGCTAGCCGCGTTCGACGAggaagactttttcaaatcggGTGACGTCGGATATTTCGACTCGGACGGCTACCTCTACGTGATCGATCGCATCAAGGACATCATCAAGTTCAACAACTACCAGATTTCCCCATCGGATTTGGAAACGatcatcgagaagatcgacGGAGTGAAGCTGGTTTGCGTGGTAGGAGTTCCGCTTGCGGATAAGTCCGGGGATTTGGCCACCGCGGTTATCGAGCGTAACGAGGGAGCTAAGCTGACGGAGCAGGAGGTTGTTGGCTTCGTCGATGGGCAGGTCAGCGATTTCAAGAGGTTACGTGGCGGAGTTCGGTTTGTGGATGAGCTGCCAAAGTCGGCTGCAGGTAAGGTGCTGCGAAGGGTGGTCAAGGAGATGGTTTTGAAAGAGGAGGAGAAGAGTGATCGTTAG